cagtaaggggtcaggattgcagttcaagattgataaggagatagtcaggaaatacctagttaacctaaatgagttcaaatctccagggcctgatgaactgcatctcagagtattgaaagaacttgctgatgtactctcggaacctcttgccatcatctttgagaaatcctggagaacgggagaggtgctggaggattggagatgggcaaacgtcgtcccgctctttaaaaagggtaaaaaagaagatccggggaattacaggccggtcagtctgacttcaataccgggaaagatattagaacagataataaaagagtccattggcaactatctagatgacaatgctgtgattagtaagagccagcatgggtttgtcaagaaaaaatcctgtcaaactaatctcatctctttttttgatcgggtcactagcttagtagatggtggaaatgctgtagatgttatctatctagatttcagcaaagcgtttgacaaagtcccccacgaccttttgattagcaaactggtcaaatgcggactagatggaaatactgtcaggtggattcacaattggttggaaaactgtactcaaagagcggttgttggtggctctgcttcggactggaaggaggtttcgagtggagtgccacagggttctgtcctggggccgatactcttcaacatttttatcaatgacttagatgacggggtggagggaagccttatgaagtttgcagatgatatgaAGCTGGGAGggatagccagagcttggaagtaactcgttatttttaacgagttacttgtaattagttacaattttaaataacgagtgggtaattccattacatttggcaagtaaaggaacgactagtaatttccctacttttcagctgcaactttaacgtttccacgttaggttggatgttacttgggggcgggaacaaggggaagtcagctcctggctgtgattggttaacacaagacatgtgcctcacactgattggacctctgcgcagactctctcttccctcgtgatctgtgttaggaggcatgagggaagaggtaggcagggcctgctagcgtctaagaggacaaaatggacgccggacgAAAAAGccaggacaatggaggagaaggcctggcagcagcagaatggcgaagagctgtggagctgagtgacgatgatttgtgtgtgtgtgtgtgtcccggtgtgtgtgtttttggctggagtctctggttttggggggggctccggctctctggctaccacctcttactctctggactctcagcttcaatttaaaaaaaaaagtaagtttctaggtggtctaattcccgagatatacaccaaaacgtcaccccccgcacaacttttttttaaacagatccatgctctagctacaactcccatcagcccaatccagtggccatgctggctggggctgatgggagttgtagtttaaaaaagtaacttttcaaagctctggctgtaaccccgccctttcatgattgtagccaatgacgccagagttgtgacttgttgatccaggcatgcctaggctgaacgtcagaatatggtggctttgagttttttgcagtttgcgtaagtaatatggcttaatgtttttttccctcttctgtccaagagtcagaccctgggctatgaaatatgaaagtatttaatccaatatctgcttttctgggagtaaagccatttctgggagtaaagcatgtacctggagtaaaccccattgaactccattaggacttgcttttgagtagacatggttaggattgtgctgtaaattaatgggacttgtgagtaaacatagtgcagacttgtgtttgtgttgtaaatctctctccctccaaccctatttttaaagaaattaggcagggtttatcacagtttttattatgtaggaaactaatactcattttttaaaaaaataaatgaagtttatttatttattttattttatttatatcccacccttcctcccagtaggagcccagggcagcaaacaaaagcactaaaaacactttaaaaatcataaaaacagactttaaaatatattaaaacaaaacatctttaaaaacattttttaaagctttaaaaacatttttttaagaaaaagtttaaaaacatattaaaaagcaatttcaacacagacgcagactgggataaggtctcaacttaaaggacttgttaaaagaacaagttccttatcacttgaggctgcagttttccctggttgagtaagccccattgaatacattgggacttgcttctgagtaaacaaacataggattgcactataaatatctttacaggttatataaataaacatatttgatagtcatgcttatataaatattttcatagaatcatagaatagtagagttggaaggggcctataaggccatcaagtccaaccccctgctcaatgcaggaatccaaatcaaagcattcccgacagatggctgtccagctgcctcttgaatgcctccagtgtcggagatcccactacctctctagtaattagttccattgttgtatggctctaacagttaggaagcttttcctgatgtccagtcgaaatctggcttcttgcaacttgagcccattattctgtggcctgcactctgggatcatcgagaagagatcccggccctcctctgtgtggcaacctttcaagtacttgaagagtgctatcatatctcccctcagtcttctcttctccaggttaaatatgcccagttccttcagtctctcctcatagggcgttgtttccagtcccctgatcatccttgttgccctcttttgaacctgttccagtttgtctgcatccttcttgaagtgcagagaccagaactggacacagcactcaagatgaggcctaaccagtgctgaatagaggggaactaatacttcacatgatttggaaactatacttctgttaatgcaacctaatatagcatttgccttttttgcagccacatcacactgttggctcatattcagcttgtgatcaacaacaattccaagatccttcttgcatgtcatactgctgagccaagtatcccccatcttataactgtgcatttggtttctttttcctaagtgtagaactttgcatttatccctgttgaatttcattctgttgttttcagcccaatgctccagcctatcaaggtcccttggaattttctttctgtcttccacggtattagctatgccccccaattttgtatcatctgcaaatttgataagcatgctctgtacctcctcatccaagtagttaataaaaatgttgaagagcactgggcccaggaccgagccctgtggtaccccactcattacttccacccagttttgtcatgatgtgtccctataagtatccaattgcatactgtggttgtacaatacttcctttacattttaagtatgccttggggtagtcatggttctccattgttttcatcctgaggggcagataggctgagaaatggtgagtagccatggtcacccactacactttatagcttatttccattttgaaaaattaattaaaacaatttacatgcaggcaaaatttattaagcggattcacacaatatgtgtaaagcacatccaactcgcatttaaagcgcatgacttcccctaaagaattctgggaagtgtcatttccccctcacagttatagttctcaccactcttaacaaactgcagttcccatgattctgtggtgggattcatgtgcttcaaatgggtgttgaatgtgctttaaaggaatggtgtggatctgccctaggtatgatgttcattcaagagtgaattgaaaagaacaattttaaaagatacttcttactcttactcatttttcagacctctttctgaagtaaagggtcaaatctgtaaaaacatttggagcagccacattaaaagatatgggcagggtattccaggcagggggttgccaaccctgcttggatatggatgtctttgcagaagaaccctagtcaaggtttaccaacagcacagtccaaactatatctacttagaagtcagttctgttgagttctatggggcttaatcccttagtaagtgtgtttagaattgcagccttcaggagcctccatctttactccccaaagctcccatctaacatctccacaacactaggctcctttgtctctgctgtggccttctggtgactgccctagcctaaaggcacttaacccttcttgctgaaagcaagtaggctagattaaatgttccctacccaggctcatatatataaaatataaacggcattttgtcaaaagtatttttgtctacattttatacctcatccttggttttccaagcttggcatggaatgcttctcacacagaattaatttgaaatgctgcgtatattatcataatcatcatattcaaaattaaaaatatatgtaccgccttcaagttgattccaacttatggtgaccctatgaatagggttttcatgaggctgagaggcagtgactggcccaaggtcactcagtgagcttcatggctatgtggggatttgaaccctagtctcattttgttctcacaacaaccctgtgagatagtaggttagactggcccaggcagggttatttagtgagcaaaaatgatgcaaataggatctcttttaattgtgctattgacctgcttacttccactctgactgggggatcttgcagcatggggaagacctgggggcacatcacagctgaagttcacccatataggagcattatctcttgtttattacagagacgcctgttgcaggttttgctgctgagagcagcagtcagttagtgcggccacttgagtcacggcttgttgatcctgaggaggcaaaactagaaagtgaggttcagaaaggaggccctgtgcacgaggaggaggagggcatgaagcagtgccagttgcccacagccacatctgcagaacagcaagtaccatggtttggctttgagaaagcttgtacatttgtgagccagagtgggaaaaatgttgttgtacgatgcaattactgccttccaaggatcaaaaatctgagatcagctgtttcctcctcatctaatgtgaagaaacattttgaggtaagcctttgtcatgctggtcctcaaagagtgtccattgtctatttatgtttaaattgtgaagttcctcttccattttttcttggattcatgctttgttcttcttcctcagagggcaaaccctgagaagctgagagcaattgaagaagcaataaaggcaaggagacgtggccttcctgaaccaatgcatgacacccctcctcccaaaatgctgaagcagcagcagacaacccttgagaggtggggatttggcagggagcctgtcacccagagcaatctcgacaggagaatcattgatttcattgtagaggagacattaccacttcagactgtggacaaaccatcattcattaatctggttcgcattggactccccaaagatctcaccatcatatgtgccaagactctgagagacagaattgagaagagagcatgccacatgagagaaactcttgtaaaccgaatgggtgctgtggcatatatagcaaccactgcagattgttggaccaatggcaagaagagttactttggggtaacagcccactggatcaacccaactaccctgaaacgtgaggttggggccttggcttgtaagcgtctgaaggggcgccatacatatgatgtcaacaaagttatgtgcactactacagacaatggctccaactttgtgaaagcgttcagagttttcatggccaaagaaccagtggaagctgcaggcaccagtgacgatgatggtgataaccaggaggaggaggaggctgaggtggagtttgtgcctatctgtgagatcctggacacaggacctgaggcagaggaagaagctgcagactcaggagaggattttgttttaccaccacaccagagatgtgctagccacaccctcaaccttgtggcaacacaagacatagaggcaatgctttctgactcctccaaaagtagtctcttggtcctttcaagaaacagtttcgttccttgatgggaaagtgcagcaagttgtggtccaagcagaaccaatcagcccagattgctgagtatatccatgtgcaatgtggtgtgtatctgaaggtactgaataagaccaggtggaattccacctttgatgcgttgaagcaactacatgagctcctgtcaagtgtgccactaaaaatgcatgccataatggaccgctgctccttgtccaggatcacagctgctgagattgaagtggtacaggaatacacagagattatggagccactagcccagtccctagatatcctgcaacaggagaacggcatgttcatggggtatttgctaccaacgctctgcaatctggaccgcaagttagaaggactggaaaacaaacctgagaggtacacatactgttttcagctgctgagaggtgtgcacaaagccctaagaaagcggtttgcagctatctgggaggacaagaggcttcttctggcagcctgcctacaccctcgcttcaaactagattggctggaatcgtgtcaggccaccacccataccaacaagtaagaacattagggaagccctttgggtggattactccaagggaaatgttgtctcaagggaggcatcagagggcttaaggtggaggcaggggctgggccttttcttcctggggctcctcatcacaaccttgggttgctgcaggtaatccttaagggtctgctgtgctgccccatgagtgtggtgacttggtcaccttcctaccttccatgtcatcatccacaggctcaggctggaccctgaaccaggggacatgacaagcatcaggaaatgaagagcagatgatggtttcctaacatatatgtgttaacatatcctctctctttcttagatacacaatggaagccttgttgaaagctgaaataaagatgggtgtacttaatgaggacagtgatcagtcttcagataaagaccaggaaggagatgacttagaatatgacttctttaactttctgccccagggcaagaagtcagcagtggacactgctgaggaggaactggtgaggtacctgaggtctcccagcagggaagtgtcatcactccatggctttccacgtgtgctgcggtgttttttgcagcacgacacaggcatgccttcaagcgccgcagtagaacgcctgttcagtactggtggcaacgtaatgactgtaaaaagacattccttgtctgacat
This DNA window, taken from Rhineura floridana isolate rRhiFlo1 chromosome 2, rRhiFlo1.hap2, whole genome shotgun sequence, encodes the following:
- the LOC133378354 gene encoding uncharacterized protein LOC133378354, with the translated sequence MKQCQLPTATSAEQQVPWFGFEKACTFVSQSGKNVVVRCNYCLPRIKNLRSAVSSSSNVKKHFERANPEKLRAIEEAIKARRRGLPEPMHDTPPPKMLKQQQTTLERWGFGREPVTQSNLDRRIIDFIVEETLPLQTVDKPSFINLVRIGLPKDLTIICAKTLRDRIEKRACHMRETLVNRMGAVAYIATTADCWTNGKKSYFGVTAHWINPTTLKREVGALACKRLKGRHTYDVNKVMCTTTDNGSNFVKAFRVFMAKEPVEAAGTSDDDGDNQEEEEAEVEFVPICEILDTGPEAEEEAADSGEDFVLPPHQRCASHTLNLVATQDIEAMLSDSSKSSLLVLSRNSFVP